One genomic region from Arthrobacter pigmenti encodes:
- a CDS encoding M20 family metallopeptidase produces MTEPTVPDPAFLTSIANETRRKMATATTEESRFEGAPPELAAEVEQRIEALKEDLAHIVHTLHANPETAYREHNSAKVLAEVLARHGIDATAGVHGVETALRAEINGAEPGPTIAVLSEYDALPGIGHACGHNVIAATGVGAFLALAAVKNRLKGKVVFLGTPAEEGYSGKEVMARNGAFDGVDAAIMVHPYGYDLADQAWLGRRLLTMTFTGVAAHASAQPFMGRNALDAASLAYQGIGLLRQQLPPSDRVHANVVEGGQSPNIIPDRAVLKLYARSRLPETLKDLSARLGDVARGAALMTGTAVELLWDEHPPSLPIRTNTALTGRWVKAQQGRGRSPLPAGVVSDTLAASTDFGNVSYRIPGIHPLISIADSGTALHTREFAAAANTEAAERGAYDGAAGLALTALDYLCDPALQQAVRDEFEFQGGAIDVPAYFD; encoded by the coding sequence ATGACGGAACCGACTGTGCCGGACCCGGCCTTCCTCACGTCCATCGCCAACGAGACCCGGCGGAAGATGGCAACTGCAACAACCGAGGAGTCACGGTTCGAGGGCGCTCCACCGGAACTGGCCGCCGAGGTGGAACAGCGGATCGAAGCGCTGAAGGAAGACCTCGCGCACATTGTGCACACCCTTCACGCCAACCCTGAGACCGCGTACCGGGAGCACAACAGTGCCAAGGTCCTGGCCGAAGTCCTGGCCAGGCATGGCATCGATGCCACCGCCGGCGTCCACGGTGTCGAAACGGCACTGCGCGCTGAAATCAACGGCGCGGAACCCGGCCCCACCATCGCGGTACTGAGTGAGTATGACGCCCTTCCCGGCATCGGCCACGCCTGCGGCCATAACGTCATCGCGGCCACGGGGGTCGGCGCCTTCCTGGCCCTCGCAGCGGTCAAGAACCGGTTGAAGGGAAAGGTGGTCTTCCTCGGCACACCCGCGGAGGAAGGGTATTCCGGCAAGGAGGTGATGGCTCGGAATGGGGCGTTCGACGGCGTGGACGCCGCGATCATGGTCCATCCCTATGGTTATGATCTCGCCGACCAGGCCTGGCTCGGCCGCCGCCTGCTCACCATGACGTTCACCGGCGTTGCCGCGCACGCCTCAGCCCAGCCCTTCATGGGACGCAACGCGCTCGACGCCGCGAGCCTCGCCTACCAGGGGATCGGCCTGCTGCGGCAGCAGTTGCCGCCGTCGGACCGGGTGCACGCCAACGTCGTCGAGGGCGGGCAGAGCCCGAACATCATTCCCGACCGCGCGGTCCTGAAGCTCTACGCTCGCTCCCGCCTTCCGGAGACGCTGAAGGACCTCAGTGCCCGGCTCGGGGACGTTGCCCGCGGCGCTGCCCTGATGACCGGCACCGCCGTCGAACTGTTGTGGGACGAGCACCCGCCGTCGCTGCCCATCAGGACCAATACCGCCCTGACCGGCCGCTGGGTCAAGGCGCAGCAGGGGAGGGGGCGCAGTCCGCTTCCGGCCGGCGTCGTCTCAGATACCCTCGCCGCCTCCACGGACTTCGGCAATGTCAGCTACCGCATTCCCGGTATCCACCCGTTGATCAGCATCGCGGACTCCGGTACGGCCCTGCACACCCGCGAGTTCGCGGCCGCAGCGAACACCGAAGCAGCGGAACGCGGAGCGTACGACGGCGCCGCCGGGCTGGCGCTCACCGCTCTGGACTACCTGTGCGATCCGGCCCTGCAGCAGGCTGTCCGCGACGAGTTCGAATTCCAGGGCGGGGCGATTGACGTCCCCGCCTACTTCGACTGA
- a CDS encoding TerC family protein: MEVPTIVWILTIAGIVGLLLFDFFFHVRKAHTPSLKEASVWSAIYVGIALLFGVGVLVFSGPTYGQEYFAGYITEKALSVDNLFVFLIIMTTFKVPRADQQKVLLFGIVFSLIARTGFILLGAALINSFAWVFYIFGLILLLTAGNILKPKRVEEEESFIIRMARKFLPATEHYDGDKLFTVENGKKVLTPMLLVMVAIGGTDILFALDSIPAIFGLTQEVFIVFTATAFSLMGLRQLYFLIDGLLDRLIYLSYGLAAILGFIGVKLILHALHENNVPFINDGEPVPVVEITTGLSLAVICGVLVITVLASLLSPKGKAKNLVSGARRHANEYLDLNYETDINEREKIYNKLRREEEMLRKQPEKYKRLIRNEDEFMALIKRAHEEHEAALDREPSR; encoded by the coding sequence ATGGAAGTACCCACCATTGTCTGGATCCTGACAATTGCAGGAATCGTGGGGCTGCTACTCTTCGACTTCTTCTTCCACGTCCGCAAAGCGCACACGCCGTCCCTGAAGGAAGCCAGCGTCTGGTCCGCAATTTACGTGGGCATCGCGCTGCTGTTCGGCGTCGGGGTCCTGGTTTTCTCAGGCCCCACGTATGGCCAGGAATACTTCGCCGGGTACATCACGGAGAAGGCGCTCTCGGTGGATAACCTGTTTGTCTTCCTCATCATCATGACCACGTTCAAGGTGCCCCGCGCGGACCAGCAGAAGGTGCTCCTGTTCGGCATCGTCTTCTCTCTGATCGCGCGGACGGGGTTCATTCTCCTCGGCGCCGCGCTCATCAACTCCTTCGCGTGGGTCTTCTACATCTTCGGGCTGATCCTGCTCCTCACCGCGGGTAACATCCTGAAGCCCAAGCGCGTGGAAGAGGAAGAAAGCTTCATCATCCGGATGGCACGGAAGTTCCTTCCGGCCACAGAACATTACGACGGCGACAAGCTCTTCACGGTCGAGAACGGCAAGAAGGTCCTCACCCCGATGCTCCTGGTCATGGTGGCAATCGGCGGAACGGACATCCTGTTTGCGCTGGACTCCATTCCCGCGATCTTCGGGTTGACCCAGGAAGTGTTCATCGTGTTCACAGCCACGGCGTTCTCCCTGATGGGCCTGCGGCAGCTCTACTTCCTGATTGACGGCCTTCTGGACCGGCTGATCTACCTCTCCTACGGCCTCGCGGCGATCTTGGGCTTCATCGGCGTGAAACTGATCCTGCACGCACTGCATGAGAACAACGTGCCGTTCATCAACGACGGTGAGCCGGTTCCCGTCGTCGAAATCACCACAGGCCTTTCCCTCGCTGTGATCTGCGGTGTCCTGGTCATCACCGTTCTTGCTTCGTTGCTGAGCCCCAAGGGCAAGGCAAAGAACCTGGTTTCCGGCGCCCGCCGCCACGCCAACGAGTACCTCGACCTCAACTACGAAACCGACATCAACGAGCGCGAGAAGATCTACAACAAGCTGCGCCGCGAAGAGGAAATGCTCAGGAAGCAGCCGGAGAAATACAAGCGGCTCATCCGGAATGAGGACGAGTTCATGGCCCTCATCAAGCGGGCACACGAGGAACATGAGGCTGCGCTGGATCGCGAGCCCAGCCGCTGA
- a CDS encoding TetR/AcrR family transcriptional regulator translates to MPGGPGTPVRTGRAPTTLQRLIDAYEDILINDGERSATLDAIAVRAGVSKGGLTYHFKSKDELAQALFTRLRELVDADLAVMRSEPQRAATYYIKSSLEIASPLERCNMAVTRLAQGSYPEANELLAECRNQWFTVLMDAVGNEDMVHLVMLLGDGIYFNASLTGTGAMPEETDPRTIDRIIKLIDTIRY, encoded by the coding sequence CTGCCCGGAGGGCCAGGGACGCCGGTTCGAACCGGCAGGGCACCAACCACACTTCAGCGCCTGATCGACGCGTACGAGGACATCCTGATCAACGACGGCGAACGCAGCGCCACCCTCGACGCCATCGCTGTGCGCGCCGGCGTCTCCAAGGGAGGGCTGACCTACCACTTCAAGTCGAAGGATGAGCTCGCTCAGGCGCTTTTCACCAGGCTGCGCGAACTGGTGGATGCCGATCTCGCCGTCATGCGCTCAGAACCCCAACGCGCGGCCACGTATTACATCAAGAGTTCACTTGAGATTGCGAGCCCTCTGGAACGCTGCAACATGGCGGTCACCCGGTTGGCGCAGGGCTCCTACCCGGAAGCCAATGAACTGCTCGCCGAGTGCCGCAACCAGTGGTTTACGGTCCTCATGGACGCGGTCGGGAACGAAGACATGGTGCACCTGGTGATGCTGCTCGGTGACGGCATCTACTTCAACGCCTCCCTCACCGGTACGGGCGCCATGCCCGAGGAAACGGATCCCCGTACGATCGACAGGATCATCAAGCTGATTGACACCATTCGGTACTGA
- a CDS encoding aldo/keto reductase, with the protein MEYTHLGRSGLSVSRLCLGTMNFGPKTEEGDAHSIMDSAHASGINFFDTANVYGWGESKGWTEEIVGRWFAKGGGRREKTVIATKLYGDMNEWPNNGKLSALNIRRALDASLKRLQTDYIDLYQFHHVDRNTPWDEIWQAIDVAVQQGKILYSGSSNFAGWHIAQAQAAAARRNYTGLVSEQSIYNLLTRTVELEVIPAAQEYGLGLIPWSPLHGGLLGGVLKKENEGVRRVEGRAADTLEKHRDQIQRYEDFADSLGHNPGDLGLAWLLAQPAVTAPIIGPRTQEQLDGGLRALEIKLDDSALATLDEIFPGHKTAPEDYAW; encoded by the coding sequence ATGGAGTACACGCATCTCGGCCGCTCCGGCCTGTCCGTATCCCGTCTCTGCCTCGGCACCATGAACTTTGGGCCGAAGACCGAAGAGGGCGACGCCCACTCGATCATGGACTCCGCCCACGCCTCCGGCATCAACTTCTTCGACACCGCGAATGTTTACGGCTGGGGTGAGAGCAAGGGGTGGACGGAAGAGATTGTGGGCCGCTGGTTCGCCAAGGGCGGCGGCCGTCGCGAGAAGACCGTGATCGCCACCAAGCTGTACGGCGACATGAACGAATGGCCGAACAACGGCAAGCTCTCCGCGCTGAACATCCGGCGGGCGCTCGATGCCAGCCTGAAGCGGCTGCAGACCGACTACATCGACCTCTACCAGTTCCACCACGTTGACCGGAACACACCGTGGGACGAGATCTGGCAGGCCATCGACGTGGCCGTTCAACAGGGGAAGATCCTGTACTCGGGCAGCAGCAACTTCGCCGGCTGGCACATCGCCCAGGCACAGGCCGCCGCGGCCCGCCGCAACTACACCGGCCTGGTGAGCGAGCAGTCCATCTACAACCTGCTGACCCGCACAGTTGAGCTCGAGGTGATTCCGGCAGCCCAGGAATACGGTCTCGGACTCATCCCGTGGTCGCCGCTTCACGGCGGTCTGCTGGGCGGGGTTCTGAAGAAGGAGAACGAGGGCGTCCGCCGCGTCGAGGGCAGGGCCGCCGACACCCTCGAGAAGCACCGCGACCAGATCCAGCGCTACGAGGACTTCGCCGATTCACTGGGCCACAATCCGGGTGACCTGGGCCTCGCATGGCTGCTCGCACAGCCCGCCGTCACCGCGCCAATCATCGGGCCGCGCACACAAGAACAACTCGACGGCGGCCTTCGCGCCCTGGAGATAAAGCTCGACGACAGCGCCCTCGCCACCCTCGACGAAATCTTCCCCGGCCACAAGACCGCCCCGGAAGACTACGCCTGGTAG
- a CDS encoding SDR family oxidoreductase: protein MTSLPIALITGASRGIGRAIADELAPTHHLLLGGRDRAALEAASSQYPSAEPFALDVRAVTEADVTGIDHLDVLVHSAGVLRMGTVAELDDDAWRDSFEINVFAVARLTRLLLPALRAAGGQVIAINSGSGYNSGAGSSVYSGTKFALRALTDALREEERANGVRVSSIHPGRVATDMQQELHEFEGKDYSPEAWIQPAQVAKAVRLAVDASRDSTIESLNIRPSGMA from the coding sequence ATGACTTCCCTGCCCATTGCACTGATCACCGGAGCGTCCCGCGGCATCGGCCGTGCCATCGCGGACGAGCTCGCCCCCACGCACCACTTGCTCCTCGGCGGGCGGGACCGCGCGGCGCTGGAGGCGGCGTCGTCGCAGTACCCCTCGGCGGAGCCTTTCGCGCTTGACGTCCGCGCGGTGACGGAGGCCGATGTCACGGGCATCGACCACCTCGACGTCCTGGTCCACTCTGCCGGCGTCCTGCGGATGGGCACGGTGGCAGAACTCGATGACGATGCCTGGCGGGACAGCTTCGAAATCAACGTCTTCGCGGTGGCCAGGTTGACCCGCTTGCTGCTGCCCGCCTTGCGTGCAGCCGGGGGCCAGGTCATCGCGATCAACTCCGGGTCCGGTTACAACTCCGGCGCAGGGTCCTCCGTCTACAGCGGTACCAAGTTCGCTCTGCGGGCGCTCACGGATGCGCTGCGTGAGGAGGAACGGGCCAACGGCGTGCGGGTCAGTTCCATCCATCCGGGCAGGGTTGCCACTGACATGCAGCAGGAACTTCACGAGTTCGAGGGCAAGGACTACTCCCCCGAAGCCTGGATCCAGCCGGCCCAGGTAGCCAAGGCGGTCCGGCTCGCCGTGGACGCGTCACGGGACTCCACGATCGAGTCGCTGAACATCCGGCCGTCTGGGATGGCATGA
- a CDS encoding acylphosphatase, whose amino-acid sequence MSNTVRLVATVTGEVQGVGFRYRTRQQAEQLGLVGSATNRPDGSVLVVAAGPPSSVEQLLRWLNSGGTPGRVEHVDATMHDDGASHLSGFDTD is encoded by the coding sequence ATGAGCAACACCGTCCGCCTGGTTGCAACCGTGACGGGCGAGGTTCAGGGTGTCGGCTTCCGCTACCGGACCCGGCAGCAGGCCGAGCAGTTGGGCCTGGTCGGCTCGGCCACCAACCGCCCCGACGGTTCGGTCCTCGTGGTGGCAGCCGGGCCGCCGTCGTCGGTGGAACAGCTGTTGAGGTGGCTGAATTCGGGCGGCACACCCGGCAGGGTCGAGCATGTGGATGCCACCATGCACGACGACGGCGCCAGCCACCTCAGCGGCTTCGACACAGACTAG
- a CDS encoding SHOCT domain-containing protein produces MQIQGWHIVIILALLTVVVVPIVIALAVAAGHRRRSGLAVGSSAPHSQERPASKETRLAELEDLRQRRVITDEEYRKAREDILRN; encoded by the coding sequence ATGCAGATTCAAGGTTGGCACATCGTCATCATCCTGGCGTTGTTGACCGTCGTGGTGGTGCCGATCGTCATTGCGCTGGCGGTTGCCGCCGGGCATAGGCGCCGAAGCGGGTTGGCTGTCGGTTCCAGCGCACCGCACTCGCAGGAGCGCCCTGCGTCCAAGGAGACGCGCCTGGCTGAGCTGGAGGATCTGCGCCAGCGCCGCGTCATCACGGATGAGGAGTACCGGAAGGCACGCGAAGACATCCTCCGGAACTGA
- a CDS encoding cation:proton antiporter encodes MFEGPSIIYTILGIVVFAAALLPRLLRRAPISMPMVFLGGGVLAFALIDYLPTPDPVKYEVVTTHLTEVCVIISLMGAGLALDRPLGWRGWSTTWRLLAIVMPVCILVLAWMGYVFLGLGLASALLVAAALAPTDPVLASEVQVGEPADGEEGFDREDEVRFGLTSEAGLNDGLAFPFVYLAISISLVGVAPSEWFPQWFLIDVLWRIGFGVLLGYGTGKLLGRLFFSARSRSFRLSNHSEGFVALAATFLAYGVTETFEGYGFVAVFVCAITIRAAERDHGYHRVLHSYVEQLERLLSVVILVLLGGAIARGLLETIGWTDVVLALVFLLLVRPLAGYLGLLGGHTGTRDKVALAFFGVRGIGSLYYIGYGLSNGEFTAEANEVWAFVGLVVALSVVLHGVSATPVMRALDRVRRREAARHGDEREAPHTAV; translated from the coding sequence CTGTTCGAGGGTCCGAGCATCATCTACACGATCCTGGGCATTGTTGTCTTTGCCGCCGCACTGCTTCCCCGGCTGCTGCGCCGGGCACCGATTTCCATGCCCATGGTCTTCCTCGGCGGCGGGGTGCTGGCCTTCGCGCTGATTGACTACCTGCCCACCCCGGATCCGGTGAAGTACGAGGTTGTCACCACTCACCTCACGGAAGTGTGCGTGATCATCTCCCTGATGGGCGCGGGGCTTGCGCTTGACCGTCCGCTGGGCTGGCGGGGCTGGTCCACGACGTGGCGCCTGCTTGCCATCGTCATGCCGGTCTGCATCCTGGTGCTCGCCTGGATGGGGTACGTTTTTCTGGGCCTCGGGCTGGCGAGCGCGCTCCTCGTGGCTGCCGCACTGGCACCGACGGACCCGGTGCTGGCCTCCGAGGTGCAGGTCGGCGAACCAGCCGACGGCGAGGAAGGGTTTGACCGCGAGGATGAAGTTCGGTTCGGCCTCACCTCCGAAGCCGGGCTCAACGACGGGCTCGCCTTCCCGTTCGTGTACCTGGCCATCAGCATCAGCCTGGTCGGTGTGGCCCCAAGCGAGTGGTTCCCACAGTGGTTCCTCATCGACGTGCTGTGGCGCATCGGGTTCGGTGTCCTGCTGGGGTACGGCACGGGCAAGCTCCTCGGCCGCCTCTTCTTCTCCGCACGCTCACGGTCCTTTCGCCTCTCCAACCACTCGGAAGGATTTGTGGCCCTCGCCGCGACGTTCCTCGCCTACGGGGTGACCGAGACGTTCGAGGGTTACGGCTTCGTGGCCGTGTTCGTGTGCGCGATCACCATCCGGGCGGCTGAACGCGACCATGGGTACCACCGTGTGCTGCACAGCTACGTCGAGCAGCTTGAGCGGCTGCTGTCCGTCGTCATCCTTGTCTTGCTCGGCGGGGCGATCGCCAGGGGGCTGCTCGAGACGATCGGGTGGACCGACGTCGTCCTCGCCCTGGTTTTCCTGCTGCTGGTCCGCCCGCTTGCCGGCTACCTCGGGCTGTTGGGTGGGCACACCGGGACGCGGGACAAGGTGGCGCTCGCGTTCTTCGGCGTGCGCGGGATCGGGTCGCTGTACTACATCGGCTATGGGCTCAGTAACGGCGAATTCACGGCCGAAGCCAACGAAGTATGGGCCTTCGTGGGGCTGGTGGTAGCGCTCTCGGTAGTGCTTCATGGGGTCAGCGCCACTCCCGTGATGCGTGCCCTCGACCGCGTACGACGGCGGGAAGCGGCCCGGCACGGAGACGAACGGGAGGCGCCGCACACCGCGGTATAG
- a CDS encoding GGDEF domain-containing protein, producing MGASVEELDTATLRVAFGVVALTLLFLFYFVTFRRTRSVYSAWWCGALALFLVGSAAYLLDGSVHQVWANPLGNALLVLGAVSVWAGARTLRTAGPPTWQILAGPAVTILVSAFDNPSINDWSGGGVFLGMMTLFIGMASWELFVLKRYYSKIRQPLAIASGLLAVYYLGRWLTFLAEGPDGPTFTAYFDSSITTLITLVLLVVVSFSMAALSNEQVTHDLHLRATRDALTGLLNRSGFHDLAVNELKRMRDTQMPGALVLADLDHFKSVNDTYGHAAGDVVLQAFAAACEGTVRSTDLVGRHGGEEFIVLLSGADAHRAEAIVAQMSRRLAATSLPEGLTAPTVSYGIAPIDDDGADLSAIIASADAALYEAKSLGRNRAVQGLSARKV from the coding sequence ATGGGGGCTTCGGTGGAAGAACTGGACACAGCCACCCTTCGCGTTGCCTTCGGCGTTGTTGCCCTCACGCTGCTGTTTCTCTTCTATTTCGTTACCTTCAGGCGCACCCGTTCGGTTTACAGCGCCTGGTGGTGCGGGGCACTCGCGCTGTTCCTGGTCGGGTCTGCCGCGTACCTGCTTGACGGGTCAGTCCACCAGGTTTGGGCCAACCCGCTGGGCAATGCGCTGCTGGTACTCGGTGCGGTCAGCGTGTGGGCGGGTGCGCGGACGCTGCGTACGGCAGGCCCGCCAACGTGGCAGATCCTTGCCGGGCCGGCGGTCACCATCCTGGTCTCGGCGTTCGACAATCCTTCGATCAATGACTGGTCCGGCGGCGGGGTGTTCCTCGGGATGATGACGCTCTTCATCGGGATGGCGTCCTGGGAACTGTTTGTCCTCAAGCGGTACTACAGCAAAATCCGGCAGCCCCTTGCCATAGCGTCCGGACTGTTGGCGGTCTATTATCTGGGCCGGTGGCTCACCTTCCTCGCTGAGGGGCCTGACGGTCCGACGTTCACCGCTTACTTCGACTCCAGCATCACAACGCTCATCACCCTGGTGCTGCTGGTGGTGGTGTCCTTCAGCATGGCCGCCCTCAGCAACGAGCAGGTGACGCATGACCTGCATCTGCGCGCAACGCGTGACGCCCTGACCGGGCTGTTGAACCGGTCCGGGTTCCACGACCTCGCCGTCAACGAGCTGAAACGGATGCGGGACACACAGATGCCTGGAGCGCTGGTACTTGCGGACCTGGACCATTTCAAGTCCGTGAACGATACTTACGGCCACGCTGCCGGCGACGTTGTGCTCCAGGCCTTCGCTGCTGCGTGCGAGGGAACCGTCCGATCGACTGACCTCGTGGGACGGCATGGCGGCGAGGAATTCATCGTCCTTCTGTCCGGTGCGGACGCCCACCGGGCCGAAGCGATTGTGGCGCAGATGAGCAGGCGCCTTGCCGCGACGTCGTTACCGGAGGGCCTGACGGCCCCGACCGTCAGCTACGGGATTGCGCCGATTGACGACGACGGCGCGGACCTGAGCGCAATCATCGCCAGCGCCGACGCCGCCCTGTACGAGGCGAAATCCCTGGGCCGCAACAGGGCGGTGCAGGGTTTGTCCGCCCGGAAGGTCTGA
- the ybaK gene encoding Cys-tRNA(Pro) deacylase — MAGGTPATALLTKLGVPYNVLSYSHDPSAEHYGTEAAEKLGAEPARVFKTLIVDLGGKTAVAVVPVNPTLDLKAMAAACGQKRAAMADPAVAQRRTGYVLGGISPLGQKQRSPLVLDESALRFDAILVSGGRRGMEIELAPEELLRATGGRTALIA, encoded by the coding sequence ATGGCTGGCGGAACACCGGCGACGGCGTTGCTCACCAAGCTCGGCGTCCCCTACAACGTACTGAGCTACAGTCACGACCCATCCGCCGAGCACTACGGCACGGAAGCGGCCGAGAAACTGGGCGCTGAACCTGCGCGGGTCTTCAAAACGCTCATTGTGGATCTGGGCGGTAAGACGGCTGTCGCCGTCGTACCTGTAAACCCCACGCTGGACCTGAAGGCAATGGCAGCTGCCTGCGGCCAGAAGCGGGCTGCGATGGCGGATCCCGCTGTTGCGCAGCGACGGACCGGGTACGTGTTGGGCGGAATCTCGCCGCTCGGGCAGAAGCAGCGGAGCCCGCTGGTGCTGGATGAGTCTGCCCTGCGGTTCGACGCAATCCTCGTTTCGGGTGGACGCAGGGGCATGGAGATAGAGCTTGCGCCAGAGGAGCTGCTCCGCGCTACCGGCGGCCGGACCGCGCTGATCGCTTAG
- a CDS encoding diacylglycerol/lipid kinase family protein, which yields MLAVVNSSAGTAYRRSVDAVASFLASAAGRHGSSFELARTADLDELDSALNGLDGRRLVLLGGDGSIHAAVQCLQQKGSLAAVGPIGIIPVGTGNDLARSLDIPLDALKAAECVLSGRARTMELLLSEDRVAVNAVHVGIGADAAAKGAEAKKKLSRFKAGKLGYPLGAVAAGVSSPGWNLSVRVDGELLHDGSRPLLMAALGLGGTVGGGARLIPAANPHDGFVDVVLWESVGPAARVGYALGLKDGDHARRSDVRIGRGQTVEVTAIDGNGFRVSNDGELWGPFTDRRWDVVCDAWQVIAPK from the coding sequence ATGTTGGCGGTCGTAAATTCGTCCGCTGGAACGGCATATCGGCGCAGTGTCGACGCCGTTGCCTCCTTTCTTGCCTCGGCTGCGGGACGGCATGGGTCTTCCTTTGAGCTGGCCCGCACAGCCGACCTTGACGAACTCGATTCGGCACTGAATGGCCTCGATGGCCGGCGCCTCGTGCTTCTGGGCGGCGACGGTTCCATCCACGCCGCGGTGCAGTGCCTCCAACAAAAAGGATCACTTGCCGCTGTGGGGCCGATCGGCATCATCCCGGTCGGAACCGGCAATGATCTAGCGCGGTCGCTGGACATACCGCTGGATGCGCTGAAGGCGGCCGAATGCGTGCTGTCCGGCCGGGCACGGACCATGGAGCTGCTGCTGAGCGAGGATCGCGTCGCGGTCAATGCTGTGCACGTCGGCATTGGGGCTGATGCGGCCGCCAAGGGAGCTGAGGCAAAGAAGAAGCTGTCCAGATTCAAGGCCGGCAAGCTGGGTTATCCCCTGGGAGCTGTGGCTGCAGGCGTCAGCTCACCGGGCTGGAATCTCAGTGTGCGTGTAGACGGGGAACTCCTTCACGACGGATCGCGGCCGCTGCTGATGGCCGCGCTGGGACTCGGCGGCACCGTTGGCGGCGGTGCGAGGCTCATTCCCGCAGCGAACCCACACGACGGCTTTGTCGACGTCGTTCTTTGGGAATCGGTTGGACCTGCCGCCCGCGTGGGGTACGCGTTGGGACTCAAGGACGGCGACCACGCCCGGCGAAGCGATGTCCGGATCGGGCGTGGACAGACGGTTGAAGTCACCGCGATTGACGGCAACGGTTTCAGGGTCAGCAATGACGGTGAACTGTGGGGGCCGTTCACCGACCGGCGTTGGGATGTTGTTTGTGACGCATGGCAGGTAATTGCACCGAAGTAG
- a CDS encoding M23 family metallopeptidase, whose product MAVIYSTSYSGSSTPSLEANGSILARGAESVSDTDQPPTGIVGEQVLELPFIESPFGQTDSLKPGQKIPDKPWSADDILGRDKSDASSPAAQGTMERPGKGMLIAPLQFLSTSSVFGHRTSPITGESGEFHIGHDWAAPCGTRVFSADAGVVRAVGWHPWGGGNRVELDHGNGLVTTYNHLEGIAVEEGDNVGAGQVIATVGTSGMSTGCHLHFETILNGEHTDPSGWQLIPLDGSGPIDMPTLENFGPGGDSGGETAWRAYLASGGELKPMAAFPSPGRVDAATAEPKDDKPAETKPSDKPSASEKPKPSPKPSPDHEPTTKPPATSEPADPPKTSEPTKPPTTDPTPTPTPDPSPTPTPDPSPTPAPDPTPTPTPDPTPDPSPTPTPDPTPIPTPDPTPTPDPTPTPTPDPTPDPSPSTPPPSTPVPPEGTNYCAPGADRIFGTSDEVIGEPAAQDPDVVVVPISTIVTTVLADGTATNQCAPLEQPAAAATPTTEPLREPEPAVAGTTGP is encoded by the coding sequence TTGGCTGTCATCTATTCGACCAGTTATTCAGGTAGCAGCACTCCCAGCCTTGAGGCCAATGGCTCCATCCTCGCGCGGGGCGCCGAAAGTGTTTCCGACACAGACCAGCCGCCCACTGGCATTGTCGGCGAGCAGGTATTGGAACTGCCTTTCATCGAATCACCGTTCGGCCAAACTGACTCGCTGAAGCCCGGACAAAAGATTCCGGATAAGCCGTGGTCAGCGGATGACATCCTCGGTCGCGACAAGTCAGACGCCAGCTCTCCAGCAGCGCAGGGCACCATGGAGCGGCCCGGCAAGGGCATGCTTATCGCACCGCTTCAGTTCCTTAGCACCAGTTCCGTGTTCGGTCACCGGACCAGCCCCATTACGGGCGAGAGCGGCGAGTTCCATATCGGGCACGATTGGGCTGCTCCCTGCGGTACGCGGGTTTTCTCGGCCGACGCCGGTGTGGTGCGTGCAGTTGGTTGGCACCCATGGGGTGGTGGCAACCGGGTGGAATTGGACCACGGGAACGGCCTGGTCACCACCTACAACCACCTCGAAGGAATTGCAGTTGAGGAGGGCGACAACGTTGGCGCGGGACAAGTCATTGCGACTGTCGGAACCTCAGGCATGTCCACCGGTTGCCATCTGCATTTCGAGACAATCCTGAATGGTGAGCACACTGATCCGTCCGGATGGCAGCTGATTCCGCTGGACGGTAGCGGGCCCATTGACATGCCGACCCTGGAGAACTTCGGTCCCGGAGGCGATTCCGGTGGCGAAACAGCCTGGCGTGCCTACCTCGCCTCCGGCGGTGAGCTCAAGCCGATGGCAGCATTCCCTTCGCCTGGCCGGGTTGATGCCGCCACGGCGGAACCGAAGGATGACAAGCCTGCGGAAACCAAGCCGTCGGACAAGCCGAGCGCCAGCGAGAAGCCGAAGCCATCGCCTAAGCCGTCGCCTGATCACGAGCCCACAACTAAGCCGCCGGCTACGAGTGAGCCGGCGGACCCGCCCAAGACGTCGGAGCCGACAAAGCCGCCGACGACCGACCCGACTCCAACACCGACGCCGGATCCTTCGCCTACGCCTACGCCAGACCCGTCGCCAACCCCGGCGCCTGACCCAACACCCACGCCGACCCCGGACCCCACGCCTGACCCGAGCCCAACGCCGACGCCGGACCCAACGCCGATACCTACCCCGGATCCGACACCCACGCCGGACCCAACACCTACGCCGACCCCGGATCCGACACCCGACCCGAGCCCGTCGACGCCGCCGCCTTCAACGCCCGTGCCGCCGGAAGGTACAAACTATTGCGCTCCGGGAGCTGACCGTATCTTCGGCACCAGCGATGAGGTCATCGGTGAGCCTGCCGCGCAGGATCCTGACGTGGTCGTCGTACCGATCTCCACGATTGTCACGACGGTCCTGGCTGACGGAACGGCCACCAACCAATGCGCACCGCTCGAGCAGCCTGCCGCTGCGGCAACACCCACTACCGAGCCATTGCGTGAACCGGAACCCGCAGTCGCTGGAACTACTGGTCCGTAG